The following proteins are encoded in a genomic region of Haloarcula marina:
- a CDS encoding dienelactone hydrolase family protein — MRTTLTACCLALVVLLSGCAGVSQSEQVSPTEAGTGTGTEAATATDTQAQTGTASPTAVSTTDTEASYTQTPHMGCQPGAIEKNGTCRVVTNGSNAEIFSAENLSAITASNTTINGTPGYLARPAAEGEYPAVVMIHEWWGVNRNIRHMADILAGHGYVVFAVDLYDGRVATNSSYAAQLSGEVRNDPDEAVAKMSDATAGLRERSDTTQQVASLGWCFGGGQSLQLSLSEADLNATVIYYGTLTTNASTLERIDAPVLGVFGAEDRVVPISDVRAFNRTLTELGVEHEVYVYEGAGHGFANPSGESFRPNATRDAWEKTLRFLNESLRESASAS; from the coding sequence ATGCGAACCACACTCACGGCGTGTTGTCTCGCTCTCGTCGTCCTGCTCAGTGGCTGTGCGGGCGTCTCGCAGAGCGAACAGGTGTCGCCGACGGAGGCCGGGACGGGCACCGGAACCGAGGCGGCGACGGCGACTGACACGCAGGCACAGACCGGGACAGCATCGCCGACGGCCGTATCGACCACCGATACTGAGGCGTCCTACACCCAGACGCCCCACATGGGCTGTCAGCCGGGTGCCATCGAGAAGAACGGGACCTGCCGGGTCGTCACCAACGGCTCGAACGCCGAGATATTCAGCGCCGAGAACCTCTCGGCCATCACGGCGTCGAACACGACTATCAACGGCACGCCGGGCTATCTCGCTCGGCCCGCCGCCGAGGGCGAGTACCCCGCGGTCGTGATGATTCACGAGTGGTGGGGCGTCAACCGGAACATCAGGCACATGGCCGACATCCTCGCGGGCCACGGCTACGTCGTCTTCGCCGTCGACCTGTACGACGGCCGCGTGGCGACCAACTCCTCGTACGCCGCGCAACTCTCCGGCGAGGTTCGGAACGACCCCGACGAGGCGGTGGCGAAGATGAGCGACGCGACGGCGGGACTCCGCGAGCGCTCGGATACGACCCAGCAGGTCGCGAGCCTCGGATGGTGTTTCGGCGGCGGACAGAGCCTCCAACTCAGCCTGAGCGAGGCCGACCTGAACGCGACGGTCATCTACTACGGGACACTGACGACGAACGCGTCGACGCTCGAACGAATCGACGCACCGGTGCTGGGCGTGTTCGGGGCCGAGGACCGAGTCGTCCCGATTTCGGACGTGCGCGCGTTCAACCGGACGCTCACGGAACTGGGTGTCGAACACGAGGTGTACGTCTACGAGGGGGCCGGTCACGGCTTCGCCAACCCCAGCGGCGAGAGTTTCAGACCGAACGCGACCAGAGACGCGTGGGAGAAGACGCTGCGCTTCCTCAACGAGTCGCTCCGAGAATCGGCGTCGGCCTCGTAG
- the hflX gene encoding GTPase HflX, whose amino-acid sequence MTATQTTDRAVVAKRVDSGTADTEEIRDLARAAGYDVVGEITQTRTEDPAYHLGEGKVTRLGNTVARERATAVIFDNQLGPYQTYNIGNELPKGVKVIDRFRLILEIFGQRAHTRKAQLQVELAELRYELPRAEAKASLAKRDERPGFMGLGEYDESREEDIKKQISNIRDELASIEETEQHRREQRRESGFDLVALAGYTNAGKSTLLRRLADDLEVDENEDLHPDLDTTAESEDRLFTTLGTTTRRAQVGKREVLVTDTVGFIQDLPHWLVESFKSTLDSVYRADLVLLVVDVSESVEEIREKLVTSHDTLYERNEAPIVTVLNKTDTVDDEEVERKRAALSKLAPNPVAVSAAEGLNIEELAARIDHELPDYEQERLVLPMTDETMSVVSWIHDNAHVIDVDYGDQVVIEFEARPAIVERSRSKAGDLVGASA is encoded by the coding sequence GTGACGGCGACACAGACAACGGACCGTGCGGTCGTCGCGAAACGCGTCGACAGCGGCACGGCCGATACCGAAGAAATCCGTGACCTCGCGCGGGCCGCCGGCTACGACGTGGTCGGCGAGATAACCCAGACCCGGACCGAAGACCCCGCCTACCACCTCGGCGAGGGGAAGGTGACGCGACTGGGCAACACCGTCGCCCGCGAACGAGCGACGGCAGTCATATTCGACAACCAACTGGGACCGTACCAGACGTACAACATCGGCAACGAACTGCCCAAGGGCGTGAAGGTCATCGACCGATTCCGCCTCATCCTCGAAATCTTCGGCCAGCGCGCCCACACGCGGAAGGCCCAGTTACAGGTCGAACTGGCCGAACTGCGCTACGAACTCCCGCGGGCCGAGGCCAAAGCCAGCCTCGCCAAGCGAGACGAACGGCCCGGGTTCATGGGCCTCGGCGAGTACGACGAGAGCCGCGAAGAGGACATCAAAAAGCAGATTTCGAACATCAGGGACGAGTTGGCGTCCATCGAGGAGACCGAGCAACACCGCCGCGAACAGCGCCGGGAGTCCGGGTTCGACCTGGTGGCGCTCGCGGGCTACACGAACGCCGGGAAGTCGACCCTGCTGCGCCGTCTCGCCGACGACTTGGAGGTCGACGAGAACGAGGACCTACATCCGGACCTCGATACGACCGCCGAGAGCGAGGACCGCCTGTTCACGACGCTCGGGACGACGACGCGACGCGCGCAGGTCGGAAAGCGCGAAGTCCTCGTCACCGACACCGTCGGGTTCATTCAGGACCTCCCCCACTGGCTTGTCGAGTCGTTCAAGTCGACGCTGGACTCGGTGTACCGGGCCGACCTCGTCTTGCTCGTCGTCGACGTCTCCGAGTCCGTCGAGGAGATACGCGAGAAACTGGTGACGAGTCACGACACGCTGTACGAGCGCAACGAGGCCCCCATCGTGACGGTGCTGAACAAGACGGACACCGTCGACGACGAGGAGGTCGAACGCAAGCGCGCGGCGCTGTCGAAACTCGCGCCGAACCCCGTGGCCGTGAGCGCGGCCGAAGGGCTGAACATCGAGGAACTGGCGGCGCGCATCGACCACGAACTCCCCGACTACGAGCAAGAGCGACTGGTACTGCCGATGACCGACGAGACGATGAGCGTCGTCTCGTGGATTCACGACAACGCCCACGTCATCGACGTCGACTACGGCGACCAAGTCGTCATCGAGTTCGAGGCCCGTCCGGCCATCGTCGAGCGGTCCCGGTCGAAAGCCGGGGACCTCGTGGGCGCGTCGGCCTGA
- a CDS encoding FUN14 domain-containing protein produces the protein MVEFALQLDGFGLQQVGLEFGAGGLIGGLIGFAAKKVAKLIAVIVGLELALFKFLETRGILEVNWQAIGGAAENATAAGTTAAGQPPSWLLSLLSALPVSAGFTGGFLVGFKKG, from the coding sequence ATGGTTGAGTTTGCATTGCAACTGGATGGATTTGGCCTCCAGCAGGTGGGACTGGAGTTCGGTGCGGGCGGCCTCATCGGCGGCCTCATCGGCTTCGCCGCGAAGAAGGTGGCAAAGCTCATCGCCGTCATCGTCGGCCTCGAACTGGCGCTGTTCAAGTTCCTCGAAACCCGGGGTATCCTCGAAGTGAACTGGCAGGCCATCGGCGGGGCCGCAGAGAACGCGACCGCCGCCGGAACGACCGCTGCGGGACAACCACCGTCGTGGCTGCTCTCGCTCCTCTCGGCCCTCCCGGTCAGCGCCGGCTTCACCGGCGGCTTCCTCGTCGGCTTCAAGAAGGGATGA
- a CDS encoding ribosome assembly factor SBDS, whose protein sequence is MISLDEAVTARLESHGQRFEVLVDPDAALAIKRGDFDGELEDVIAAEDIFEDASRGDRPPEDMLEKVFETTDPMEIIPEVIKRGEIQITADQRREMQEQKHKQLVQRITRNAVNPQMDDAPHPPERIESALAETDFRVDPMEPVETQVDDALDALRPVIPIRFDEVTVAVQVPADYAGSAQARIRQFGDLEREEWQADGSWVGVITFPAGMQNDFYDLVNEHTSGEAETRIIKDEDDISTR, encoded by the coding sequence ATGATATCGCTTGACGAGGCGGTGACTGCACGCCTCGAATCGCACGGGCAACGGTTCGAGGTACTGGTGGACCCCGACGCGGCACTGGCTATCAAGCGCGGGGACTTCGACGGCGAGTTGGAGGACGTCATCGCCGCCGAGGACATCTTCGAGGACGCGTCTCGCGGCGACCGACCGCCCGAGGACATGCTGGAGAAGGTGTTCGAGACGACGGACCCGATGGAGATTATCCCGGAGGTCATCAAGCGCGGCGAGATACAGATTACCGCCGACCAGCGCCGGGAGATGCAGGAGCAAAAGCACAAGCAACTCGTCCAGCGCATCACCCGCAACGCGGTCAATCCGCAGATGGACGACGCGCCGCATCCGCCGGAACGCATCGAGTCCGCGCTGGCGGAAACGGACTTCCGCGTCGACCCGATGGAACCCGTCGAGACGCAGGTCGACGACGCCTTGGACGCGCTCCGGCCGGTCATCCCCATCAGGTTCGACGAAGTGACCGTCGCCGTGCAGGTCCCCGCCGACTACGCCGGGAGCGCGCAGGCGCGAATCCGGCAGTTCGGCGACCTAGAGCGCGAAGAGTGGCAGGCCGACGGGTCGTGGGTCGGCGTCATCACGTTCCCCGCGGGGATGCAGAACGACTTCTACGACCTCGTAAACGAGCACACGAGCGGCGAGGCGGAGACGCGAATCATCAAAGACGAAGACGACATCAGCACGCGCTGA
- the psmA gene encoding archaeal proteasome endopeptidase complex subunit alpha: protein MQGQNQQQAYDRGITIFSPDGRLYQVEYAREAVKRGTASIGIRTKDGVVLAVDKRIRSPLMERSSVEKIHKADDHIGIASAGHVADARQLIDFARRQAQVNQLRYGEPVGVETLTKEITDYIQQYTQVGGARPFGVALIIAGIADGEPRLYETDPSGTPYEWKALAVGADRGDIRDYLEAHYDEEMDLDAGVDLALAALASVNDNELSPEGIGIAVIDTETEMFRELSDEEKADHLAEADLLADESEDEDEDEDQPEDEE, encoded by the coding sequence ATGCAGGGACAAAACCAACAACAGGCGTACGACCGCGGGATTACTATCTTCTCTCCGGACGGCCGCCTCTATCAGGTGGAGTACGCCCGCGAAGCGGTCAAGCGCGGCACAGCGAGCATCGGTATCCGAACGAAGGACGGCGTGGTGCTGGCCGTCGATAAGCGTATCCGCTCCCCGCTGATGGAGCGGTCTTCTGTCGAGAAGATTCACAAGGCCGACGACCACATCGGCATCGCCTCGGCGGGCCACGTCGCCGACGCCCGCCAACTCATCGACTTCGCCCGCCGACAGGCCCAGGTCAACCAACTCCGCTACGGCGAACCCGTCGGCGTCGAGACGCTGACGAAGGAGATTACCGACTACATCCAGCAGTACACGCAGGTCGGCGGCGCGCGCCCGTTCGGCGTCGCCCTCATCATCGCCGGTATCGCCGACGGCGAACCCCGCCTCTACGAGACTGACCCCTCGGGGACGCCCTACGAGTGGAAGGCCCTCGCAGTCGGCGCGGACCGCGGCGATATCCGCGACTACCTCGAAGCGCACTACGACGAGGAGATGGACCTGGACGCGGGCGTCGACCTGGCTTTGGCCGCGCTGGCGTCGGTCAACGACAACGAACTCTCGCCGGAGGGCATCGGCATCGCCGTCATCGACACCGAGACGGAGATGTTCCGCGAACTCTCCGACGAGGAGAAGGCGGACCACCTCGCCGAGGCCGACCTGCTGGCCGACGAGAGCGAGGACGAGGACGAGGACGAAGACCAACCCGAAGACGAAGAGTAA
- a CDS encoding Rpp14/Pop5 family protein — MKHLPKHLQPRWRYLAVAVETWPDAELDRRAFQRELWYAAQNLLGDTGSADADVRLLRFSHADGSGHAIVRVRRGHTDEARAAIACIDAVDGHEVGLRVAGTSGTVRACEEKYIRGPAEPSDQRHVVFDNADRHAVARGTRVDVRTDGAFVGATDLDFR, encoded by the coding sequence ATGAAACACCTCCCGAAGCACCTCCAACCGCGCTGGCGGTACCTCGCCGTCGCCGTCGAGACGTGGCCCGACGCCGAACTCGACCGACGGGCGTTCCAGCGCGAACTCTGGTACGCCGCACAGAATCTGTTGGGCGATACGGGCAGTGCCGACGCCGACGTGCGACTCCTTCGCTTTTCCCACGCCGATGGAAGCGGTCACGCCATCGTCCGCGTCCGGCGCGGCCACACCGACGAGGCACGCGCCGCAATCGCGTGTATCGACGCCGTCGACGGCCACGAGGTCGGTCTGCGCGTAGCCGGAACGAGCGGGACCGTGCGCGCCTGTGAAGAAAAATATATACGCGGCCCGGCGGAACCATCCGACCAGAGACACGTCGTGTTCGACAACGCAGACCGCCACGCCGTCGCCCGAGGAACCCGGGTCGACGTGCGTACCGACGGGGCGTTCGTGGGCGCGACAGACCTCGATTTCCGATAA
- a CDS encoding RNase P subunit p30 family protein, translating to MYEAVHAHPDGDSTVARQALTAAEYGFDGLVVRNHGDEMPDYDADAITDEYDIDVATGVEVRADDVSQARGLVGNHRSERTVVAVHGGDRALNRFAVETPAVDVLAHPMRGDGDFNHVLAAAAAENGVHVEFSFRSVMQSNGGSRVRALQGLRKLRELVFDADAPYVVSADPRSHLELRAPRELVALGETVGFSAEQVRTGLRAWGELAERNREIADESFVEPGVCIEDDG from the coding sequence ATGTACGAGGCCGTCCACGCGCATCCGGACGGCGACAGCACCGTCGCGCGGCAGGCGCTCACCGCCGCGGAATACGGTTTCGACGGCCTCGTCGTCCGGAACCACGGCGACGAGATGCCCGACTACGACGCCGACGCGATAACCGACGAGTACGACATCGACGTGGCGACGGGCGTCGAAGTCAGGGCCGACGACGTTTCGCAGGCCCGCGGCCTCGTCGGCAACCACCGCTCGGAGCGGACCGTCGTCGCCGTCCACGGCGGCGACCGCGCGCTCAACCGCTTCGCCGTCGAGACGCCCGCCGTCGACGTACTCGCCCATCCGATGCGCGGGGACGGCGACTTCAACCACGTCTTGGCGGCCGCCGCCGCCGAGAACGGCGTCCACGTCGAGTTCTCGTTTCGGTCGGTCATGCAATCGAACGGCGGGAGCAGAGTCAGGGCGCTCCAAGGCCTCCGCAAACTCCGGGAACTCGTCTTCGACGCCGACGCGCCCTACGTGGTGAGCGCCGACCCGCGAAGCCACCTCGAACTGCGCGCGCCCCGCGAACTGGTCGCGCTCGGCGAGACGGTCGGGTTCTCCGCCGAACAAGTTCGGACGGGACTGCGCGCGTGGGGGGAATTGGCCGAACGAAACCGCGAGATAGCGGACGAATCGTTCGTCGAACCGGGCGTCTGCATCGAGGACGACGGCTGA
- a CDS encoding RNA-binding protein, translating into MSSVPFHYVDVRTFCYATEDEKRVEQALRTFLPEEYEVERATSEGHYGDRIVVLSARVENADDVRHVLSQVAAMDDIDTVKAELDDRVDDNCSFFLTFDKQAAFGGDVRRGDGITMRAKVEAYPAKREKAVENARALLDEL; encoded by the coding sequence ATGTCGTCGGTCCCGTTCCACTACGTCGACGTCCGGACGTTCTGCTACGCGACGGAGGACGAGAAGCGCGTCGAGCAAGCGCTCCGCACGTTCCTGCCCGAGGAGTACGAAGTGGAGCGGGCGACCAGCGAGGGCCACTACGGCGACCGCATCGTGGTCCTCTCGGCGCGCGTCGAGAACGCCGACGACGTTCGCCACGTGCTCTCGCAGGTGGCGGCGATGGACGACATCGACACGGTGAAGGCGGAACTCGACGACCGGGTCGACGACAACTGCTCGTTCTTTCTCACCTTCGACAAGCAGGCCGCCTTCGGCGGCGACGTCCGTCGCGGCGACGGCATCACGATGCGAGCGAAAGTCGAGGCGTACCCGGCCAAGCGGGAGAAAGCCGTCGAGAACGCCCGCGCACTCCTCGACGAGTTGTGA
- a CDS encoding DUF1918 domain-containing protein: MAFEEDDTVILHDEHSDYDGEEGTVTQVVETMFGDANYTVSFEDGQEQGVSEDSLEAVEDEE; the protein is encoded by the coding sequence ATGGCATTCGAAGAAGACGATACGGTCATTCTGCACGACGAGCACAGCGACTACGACGGCGAAGAAGGGACGGTCACGCAGGTCGTCGAGACGATGTTCGGCGACGCAAACTACACCGTCTCCTTCGAGGACGGACAGGAACAGGGCGTCTCCGAGGACAGTCTCGAAGCCGTCGAGGACGAAGAGTAA
- a CDS encoding NUDIX hydrolase: MTTVDDLWYLADVASQQAEQTYHDLTERHDGFVEFTRHRRVPRPRFRHVAEAARDHGAPYGAHTLAYKPSGELLLVRHEGVDKWVLPGGELDAGETLHEAALRELGEEGGIEATIEGLGMLGRVEFYCDGNDTWGVLPVFEARAETTEVAIRDPDHEISDARWFTALPEDTRDRDEILRWRDRRFR, from the coding sequence ATGACCACTGTCGACGACCTGTGGTATCTCGCCGACGTGGCGAGTCAGCAGGCCGAGCAGACGTACCACGACCTGACCGAGCGTCACGACGGATTCGTCGAGTTCACGCGACATCGGCGCGTGCCGCGGCCGCGCTTCCGGCACGTCGCCGAGGCCGCCCGCGACCACGGCGCGCCGTACGGGGCGCACACGCTCGCCTACAAGCCCTCGGGCGAACTCCTCCTCGTCCGTCACGAGGGGGTCGACAAGTGGGTGCTCCCCGGCGGCGAACTCGACGCTGGCGAGACGCTCCACGAGGCCGCGCTCCGCGAACTCGGCGAGGAAGGGGGCATCGAGGCGACCATCGAAGGCCTCGGGATGCTCGGCCGCGTCGAGTTCTACTGCGACGGCAACGATACGTGGGGCGTCCTCCCCGTCTTCGAGGCGCGGGCCGAGACGACGGAGGTCGCCATTCGAGACCCGGACCACGAGATAAGCGACGCTCGCTGGTTCACGGCGTTACCCGAGGACACGCGGGACCGCGACGAGATTCTGCGCTGGCGCGACAGACGGTTTCGCTGA
- a CDS encoding extracellular solute-binding protein translates to MDGQSRRAVLAALGSAGAAAVAGCVGTGQRRVRTLVAGSLQAAASETLQRRTGPELAVEAHGSVHAARLVAEGKRDPDVLALADPALFDRLLSTPWYAVVASNELALAYNPETSGGRIVRDAETWTAPLTRADVSLGRTDPDLDPLGYRTRFALELAGKRQDRPELAAAVLRPDQRYPETQLLAQFETGSIDAAFVYRSMAVERGYPYRSLPPAVNLGDPKHAETYATVQYELPDGTVARGAPIEYAATRRADDGATVAVFETVLAGEWVRQHGFTARDEYPRMEGDVPNGVGG, encoded by the coding sequence ATGGACGGCCAGTCCCGTCGTGCGGTCCTCGCGGCGCTCGGTAGCGCCGGTGCGGCCGCCGTCGCCGGATGCGTCGGCACGGGGCAGCGACGCGTCCGAACGCTCGTCGCGGGGAGTCTGCAAGCCGCCGCGAGCGAGACGCTCCAGCGACGGACGGGCCCGGAACTGGCCGTCGAGGCCCACGGGTCGGTCCACGCCGCGCGACTCGTCGCCGAGGGCAAGCGCGACCCGGACGTGTTGGCGCTCGCGGACCCGGCGCTGTTCGACCGCCTCCTGTCGACCCCGTGGTATGCCGTCGTCGCGAGCAACGAACTCGCACTGGCGTACAACCCCGAGACGTCCGGCGGGCGAATCGTCCGCGACGCCGAGACGTGGACCGCGCCGCTGACTCGCGCGGACGTGTCGCTCGGTCGCACCGACCCCGACTTGGACCCGCTCGGCTACCGGACTCGCTTCGCGCTGGAACTGGCGGGCAAGCGACAGGACCGCCCCGAACTCGCCGCGGCGGTCCTCCGCCCGGACCAGCGCTACCCGGAGACGCAACTGCTCGCGCAGTTCGAGACCGGGAGCATCGACGCCGCGTTCGTCTACCGGAGCATGGCCGTCGAACGGGGGTATCCGTACCGCAGTCTTCCTCCTGCGGTCAACCTCGGCGACCCTAAACACGCCGAGACGTACGCAACAGTACAGTACGAACTCCCCGACGGAACCGTCGCCCGCGGCGCGCCCATCGAGTACGCGGCGACGCGGCGCGCGGACGACGGAGCGACTGTGGCGGTGTTCGAGACAGTGCTCGCGGGCGAGTGGGTGCGACAGCACGGCTTTACCGCCCGCGACGAATATCCGCGCATGGAGGGCGATGTCCCGAACGGCGTCGGAGGCTGA
- a CDS encoding molybdate ABC transporter permease subunit, producing MSRTASEAEATARHGPVEIRHLVPVLGAVLLLYFVVPVAVLVVTYSPMALADLTAGYVVDAAVTSLVAALVSTALAFAFGLPLAYWLSRSDHVLATVALGVVVLPLVLPPVVSGMLLLTVIGPGGLGGLTDLRLTRSLVGVVAAQTFVAAPFFVVTVKAAFDGVDSHFEEAARSLGRSWPETMRSVTVPLAKPGIVAGLVLTFARAMGEFGATMMLAYYPRTLPVQIWASFIANGLDAALPVAVVLLSVAIGTLLVVHAMRATPWR from the coding sequence ATGTCCCGAACGGCGTCGGAGGCTGAGGCGACGGCCCGCCACGGGCCGGTCGAGATTCGCCACCTCGTCCCGGTTCTCGGCGCGGTGTTACTCCTGTACTTCGTCGTTCCGGTCGCCGTCCTCGTGGTGACGTACTCGCCGATGGCACTGGCGGACCTGACCGCGGGGTACGTCGTCGACGCGGCGGTCACGTCGCTGGTCGCCGCGCTGGTCAGCACGGCGCTCGCGTTCGCCTTCGGTCTCCCCCTCGCGTACTGGCTCTCGCGGAGCGACCACGTCCTCGCGACGGTGGCGCTCGGCGTCGTCGTCCTCCCCCTCGTCCTCCCGCCGGTGGTCAGCGGGATGCTCCTCCTCACGGTAATCGGGCCGGGCGGACTGGGCGGGTTGACGGACCTCCGCCTGACCCGGTCGCTGGTCGGCGTCGTCGCGGCCCAGACGTTCGTCGCCGCGCCCTTCTTCGTCGTCACGGTGAAGGCGGCGTTCGACGGCGTGGACAGCCACTTCGAGGAGGCCGCTCGGTCGCTCGGCCGGAGTTGGCCGGAGACGATGCGCTCGGTGACGGTGCCGCTCGCGAAACCCGGTATCGTCGCCGGTCTCGTCCTCACGTTCGCCCGCGCGATGGGCGAGTTCGGCGCGACGATGATGCTGGCGTACTACCCGCGGACGCTCCCGGTCCAGATTTGGGCGTCGTTCATCGCTAACGGACTGGACGCGGCCCTGCCCGTGGCCGTCGTCCTGCTGAGCGTCGCGATAGGCACGCTCCTCGTCGTCCACGCGATGCGCGCGACGCCGTGGCGCTAG
- a CDS encoding molybdopterin synthase codes for MQVLGIAGHSDAGKTTLVERLVDRCSASARVATVKHCTHAPAVDTDGKDTARHRAAGAAETVALTDDGEWFATGESRTLTETLDALAPRYDYAFVEGYSDAAIPKVVLGDRDAADPVLARFEDGGSADLDAILDALHDRDPYVTLETLVEAVKQSADEDRAGAIATFTGRVRAKDDPDDRPTEYLEFERYDEVAAERMAALKTDLESREGVYTVRLHHKTGVVEAGEDIVFVVVLAGHRGEAFRTVEDGINRLKEEVPLFKKEVTVDGEFWAHDRP; via the coding sequence ATGCAGGTGCTCGGTATCGCTGGCCACTCGGACGCGGGGAAGACGACTCTCGTAGAGCGACTGGTCGACCGCTGTTCGGCGTCCGCGCGGGTCGCGACGGTCAAACACTGCACGCACGCGCCGGCGGTGGACACAGATGGAAAAGACACCGCCCGCCATCGGGCCGCCGGGGCCGCAGAGACGGTGGCGCTCACCGACGACGGCGAGTGGTTCGCGACCGGCGAGTCCCGGACGCTCACGGAGACGCTCGACGCCCTCGCGCCGCGCTACGACTACGCGTTCGTCGAAGGGTACAGCGACGCCGCGATTCCGAAGGTCGTCTTGGGCGACCGCGACGCGGCGGACCCCGTCCTCGCCCGTTTCGAGGACGGCGGGAGCGCCGACCTCGACGCGATTCTCGACGCCCTCCACGACCGAGACCCGTACGTCACGCTCGAGACGTTAGTCGAAGCGGTCAAACAGTCGGCCGACGAGGACCGCGCCGGGGCCATCGCGACGTTCACGGGCCGCGTCCGCGCGAAGGACGACCCCGACGACCGGCCCACGGAGTATCTGGAGTTCGAGCGCTACGACGAGGTGGCCGCCGAGCGGATGGCCGCTCTCAAGACAGACCTCGAATCGCGCGAGGGTGTCTACACCGTCCGTCTCCACCACAAGACCGGCGTCGTCGAGGCTGGTGAGGACATCGTGTTCGTCGTCGTGTTAGCGGGCCACCGCGGCGAGGCGTTCCGCACCGTCGAGGACGGCATCAACCGCCTGAAAGAGGAGGTCCCGCTGTTCAAGAAGGAAGTGACCGTCGACGGCGAGTTCTGGGCCCACGACCGGCCCTAG
- a CDS encoding DUF4382 domain-containing protein: protein MDRRTYLQSTAAALTTGALAGCSGGDGDATGTLATSVSDQPGDIGDFESCVVTVAGVWVKPVRDDATDTSTETATGESEDRTYVEFDEPTEADLVNLQGEKSRLVGEESVDTGSYEYLQLDVTNVDGTLDGGESATVTTPGDAPLKFNQSFEVRADERTHFVADFTPVQQGNGGYIIRPVASETEVRYTTETPTSETTTN, encoded by the coding sequence ATGGACCGACGAACCTACTTGCAGAGTACCGCGGCGGCACTCACGACTGGTGCGCTCGCCGGGTGTTCCGGCGGGGACGGCGACGCCACAGGTACGCTCGCGACGAGCGTGAGCGACCAACCCGGCGACATCGGCGACTTCGAGTCCTGCGTCGTCACTGTCGCGGGCGTCTGGGTGAAACCGGTACGTGACGACGCCACGGACACGTCGACAGAGACGGCTACCGGCGAGAGCGAGGACCGAACCTACGTCGAGTTCGACGAACCTACGGAGGCGGACCTCGTGAACCTACAGGGTGAGAAGTCGCGCCTCGTCGGGGAGGAGTCCGTCGACACCGGCTCCTACGAGTACCTGCAACTCGACGTGACGAACGTCGACGGAACGCTCGACGGCGGCGAGTCGGCGACCGTTACGACGCCTGGCGACGCCCCGCTGAAGTTCAACCAGTCGTTCGAGGTGCGCGCCGACGAGCGAACCCACTTCGTGGCCGACTTCACGCCGGTCCAGCAGGGCAACGGCGGCTACATCATCCGCCCGGTCGCTTCGGAGACGGAGGTCCGCTACACGACGGAGACGCCAACGAGCGAGACGACCACGAACTGA